The following are from one region of the Coffea eugenioides isolate CCC68of chromosome 2, Ceug_1.0, whole genome shotgun sequence genome:
- the LOC113762073 gene encoding F-box protein At1g61340-like isoform X1: MLGGKIRSWIHGTLLKRQNRTKMALGKKCGCNSQRGNGGFGMGLVRSTSFGRKRVALPSNDVMEIDCFDRTPTKKRCSYEASFFTSDKSTLEALPQDVLIRILCGVEHDDLKRLFFVSKSLREATLIAKQWHFAYSTPRKTLGFPNAIDLENLDEFNEIEQAPRQVRIPRARLSSKKLADISVALFTSAGEENWPRRELFVAMDAEI; the protein is encoded by the exons ATGCTTGGtggaaaaatcagatcttggaTTCACGGAACTTTGTTGAAGAGACAGAACAGGACAAAGATGGCATTGGGGAAGAAATGTGGTTGCAATTCCCAGAGGGGAAATGGAGGGTTTGGGATGGGGTTGGTCAGGAGCACCTCATTTGGGCGGAAAAGGGTTGCTTTACCATCCAATGATGTGATGGAAATTGATTGCTTTGATAGAACTCCCACCAAAAAACGCTGCAGCTATGAGGCCTCATTTTTCACTTCAGACAAGTCTACTCTTGAAGCATTGCCTCAAGATGTCCTG ATTAGGATATTATGTGGTGTTGAACATGATGATTTGAAGAGGCTGTTTTTTGTGTCCAAATCGCTAAGAGAAGCG ACTTTGATTGCAAAGCAATGGCATTTTGCATATAGTACCCCCAGGAAGACCCTTGGATTTCCAAATGCTATTGATTTGGAAAATCTGGATGAGTTCAATGAAATCGAACAAGCTCCAAGGCAAGTGAGAATTCCGAGGGCTCGATTGAGCAGCAAGAAGTTGGCTGACATTTCGGTGGCCTTATTTACTTCTGCTGGCGAAGAGAATTGGCCACGAAGAGAGCTATTTGTGGCAATGGATGCAGAAATATGA
- the LOC113762073 gene encoding F-box protein At1g61340-like isoform X2, producing the protein MALGKKCGCNSQRGNGGFGMGLVRSTSFGRKRVALPSNDVMEIDCFDRTPTKKRCSYEASFFTSDKSTLEALPQDVLIRILCGVEHDDLKRLFFVSKSLREATLIAKQWHFAYSTPRKTLGFPNAIDLENLDEFNEIEQAPRQVRIPRARLSSKKLADISVALFTSAGEENWPRRELFVAMDAEI; encoded by the exons ATGGCATTGGGGAAGAAATGTGGTTGCAATTCCCAGAGGGGAAATGGAGGGTTTGGGATGGGGTTGGTCAGGAGCACCTCATTTGGGCGGAAAAGGGTTGCTTTACCATCCAATGATGTGATGGAAATTGATTGCTTTGATAGAACTCCCACCAAAAAACGCTGCAGCTATGAGGCCTCATTTTTCACTTCAGACAAGTCTACTCTTGAAGCATTGCCTCAAGATGTCCTG ATTAGGATATTATGTGGTGTTGAACATGATGATTTGAAGAGGCTGTTTTTTGTGTCCAAATCGCTAAGAGAAGCG ACTTTGATTGCAAAGCAATGGCATTTTGCATATAGTACCCCCAGGAAGACCCTTGGATTTCCAAATGCTATTGATTTGGAAAATCTGGATGAGTTCAATGAAATCGAACAAGCTCCAAGGCAAGTGAGAATTCCGAGGGCTCGATTGAGCAGCAAGAAGTTGGCTGACATTTCGGTGGCCTTATTTACTTCTGCTGGCGAAGAGAATTGGCCACGAAGAGAGCTATTTGTGGCAATGGATGCAGAAATATGA